The Pyrenophora tritici-repentis strain M4 chromosome 10, whole genome shotgun sequence genome contains a region encoding:
- a CDS encoding AF-4 multi-domain protein, with translation MPSTSTDPLPTFTISPPPLLLPSAHITTIETVPTAISAVITTLILALLVLSFTNKHNANSTANKSEPEPTPRRLRISGPLGLEQQGDTTLQHIPNNTTKPPLYDEGKWLSGTLNELQMKTFDNPPLHLPSQQTPLYPAYTTTQTQSPIGLDTLHPATTVSKPRVTYHRDTQPLPASPAQQFRQTMTIPRRPLPLASEFRDGSTVWGSKQDKGGLREDFSFEDDELGSREVGLLGRHWE, from the coding sequence ATGCCATCCACATCTACCGATCCCCTTCCAACATTCACCATCTCCCCTCCTCCACTTCTCCTCCCCTCCGCCCACATCACAACCATCGAAACCGTCCCCACAGCTATCAGCGCTGTAATAACCACCCTCATCCTCGCCCTTCTGGTTCTCTCCTTCACCAACAAGCACAACGCCAACTCCACGGCCAACAAATCCGAACCCGAGCCCACTCCCCGCCGCCTCAGAATCAGCGGACCACTTGGACTAGAACAACAAGGCGACACCACTTTGCAGCACATACCAAACAACACAACCAAACCCCCTCTCTACGACGAAGGGAAATGGCTAAGTGGCACGCTTAACGAGTTGCAAATGAAAACGTTTGATAATCCCCCGTTGCATCTACCGTCTCAGCAAACACCACTGTATCCCGCATACACCACCACACAAACCCAATCACCCATCGGACTCGACACTCTACACCCTGCCACCACTGTTTCTAAACCACGCGTTACCTACCACCGTGATACGCAGCCTCTGCCTGCGTCGCCAGCCCAGCAGTTTCGACAGACCATGACTATTCCCAGGCGTCCGCTTCCGCTCGCCTCGGAGTTTAGAGATGGCAGCACGGTTTGGGGGAGTAAACAGGATAAGGGTGGTTTGAGGGAAGACTTTTCGTTTGAGGATGATGAGTTGGGGAGTCGGGAGGTGGGGTTGTTGGGGAGGCATTGGGAGTAA
- a CDS encoding SrmB, Superfamily II DNA and RNA helicase encodes MSDAGAADAVVNPADARKEQMAQDLAKAKEAGWTDPVPFEYENPATGAPVEDETRDNVAWLSDAAIYQWDDDFGDVGDPNPELEKMLFNDEFHQRAGQAIKALSFEVTVEGPHKLNPVRNFEDAGLHPVMLENVKLCQYAYPTPIQAYCIPAVLTGNDVVAIAQTGSGKTAAFLVPILSKLMGKARQLAAPRPNPIHYNPLTDKVRAEPLVLVICPTRELACQTFDEARRLCYRTMMRPCVVYGGAPSKNQREQLELGCDILIATPGRLMDFAQNANLLSFRRLKFTVIDEADELLSSDWEDVMEKIFQGGDTNTDADHTYLMFSATFPKAARRVAKEYMADDFFRIKVGRVGSTHENIKQQIIWAEENAKNQALFDLIFSEGPQRTLVFTNSKAKCDMVDDFLYNKGLPVTSIHSDRTQREREDALRSFRTARCPILVATGVTARGLDVANIKHVINYDLPSTMHEGITEYIHRIGRTARIGNEGKATSFFNDRNDDIGEDLTKILPDCDRLARRH; translated from the exons ATGTCTGACGCAGGCGCGGCCGACGCCGTGGTCAATCCTGCCGATGCCCGCAAGGAGCAGATGGCACAGGACCTTGCCAAAGCCAAAGAGGCTGGCTGGACTGATCCAGTGCCCTTCGAGTACGAGAACCCTGCCACTGGTGCTCCTGTTGAGGACGAGACCCGCGACAACGTCGCGTGGCTCTCTGATGCAGCCATCTACCAGTGGGACGACGACTTTGGCGATGTTGGCGATCCCAACCCAGAGTTGGAAAAGATGCTCTTCAATGATGAGTTCCATCAGCGCGCTGGTCAAGCCATCAAGGCGCTTTCCTTCGAGGTCACTGTTGAAGGCCCCCACAAGCTCAACCCTGTGCGCAAC TTTGAGGACGCTGGTCTGCATCCCGTTATGCTTGAAAACGTCAAGCTGTGCCAGTATGCGTACCCGACACCTATCCAGGCGTACTGTATCCCTGCTGTCCTGACTGGAAATGACGTTGTCGCTATCGCACAGACTG GTTCCGGAAAGACTGCAGCTTTCCTTGTCCCTATCCTGTCCAAGCTCATGGGCAAGGCCCGCCAACTGGCTGCGCCTCGTCCGAACCCGATTCACTACAACCCTCTGACTGACAAGGTCCGCGCTGAGCCGCTGGTCTTGGTCATCTGCCCTACGCGAGAGCTTGCCTGCCAGACGTTCGACGAGGCCCGTCGTTTGTGCTACCGCACCATGATGCGTCCTTGTGTCGTCTACGGTGGAGCTCCTTCAAAGAATCAGCGTGAGCAGCTGGAGTTGGGTTGTGATATCCTCATCGCCACCCCAGGTCGACTCATGGATTTCGCCCAGAACGCGAACCTGCTCTCGTTCCGTCGTCTCAA ATTCACCGTCATCGATGAGGCTGATGAGCTGCTCTCCTCCGACTGGGAAGACGTCATGGAGAAGATTTTCCAGGGCGGTG ACACCAACACTGATGCTGATCACACCTACCTCATGTTCTCCGCCACTTTCCCCAAGGCGGCTCGTCGTGTTGCCAAGGAGTACATGGCTGATGACTTCTTTCGCATCAAGGTCGGCCGAGTCGGCAGCACCCATGAGAACATCAAGCAGCAAATCATCTGGGCAGAGGAGAATGCAAAGAACCAAGCGCTTTTCGACCTGATCTTTTCCGAAGGTCCTCAGCGTACACTGGTCTTCACCAACTCCAAGGCCAAGTGTGACATGGTCGATGATTTCCTCTACAACAAGGGTCTGCCTGTTACTTCGATTCACTCGGATCGTACCCAGCGTGAGCGTGAGGATGCCCTGCGCTCCTTCCGCACTGCTCGGTGTCCCATCTTGGTCGCTACTGGCGTCACTGCTCGTGGCCTGGATGTAGCCAACATCAAGCACGTCATCAACTACGATCTGCCTTCGACTATGCATGAAGGCATCACCGAATACATTCATCGCATTGGCCGTACCGCTCGTATTGGTAACGAGGGCAAGGCTACTTCCTTCTTCAACGACCGTAACGACGATATCGGCGAGGATCTCACCAAGATCCT ACCCGACTGCGATCGACTGGCACGACGGCACTGA
- a CDS encoding potassium channel: MANAFSICALVEKWRVFIPFGADEGHGTKIEDPTWLIAVNSVSLVFALSANISLLLNMSRRLSFAIAQPITIIGFYLAGFLLMALVGVASSPVFRIEPRSEHALSQAFYYAIIAAGIYFIIASLMTFTAFGAYKGHYAREFRLTASQRTLMLQTIAFMVYLLIGALVFSYVEDWNFLDAVFWANFTLLTIGFGGDFVPKTHTGRSLLIPYAIGGLVTVGLVIGSIRSLILEHGKEKMAARFMEIKRQKVLQSVDDDTHTIRVSIFEKIDFSTKGLTESQRREKEFTIMRRVQELSERKRRYTALALSTAAALLLWFLGALVFMYSEKPQGFTYFLALYYAYVSLLTIGYGDYVVESNAGKAFMVFWSLLAVPTLTILISNMGNTVIKGFKDFTIWVGSLTVLPDEEGLSAALKVGWTRIKTGKFDHEQKSGLQDGSSSSKNNHMQDRLASYIEEEELGKAGEAEEHGDYLERDIRFYHFVLAKEVRQIMRDAETTPPKQYEYHEWEYYLRLIGQDESDSSNHRKPKAYTHHDDGSTPDIGTADDGKKLAWSWLGIRSPLMGNQSEPQWLLQRLAAKLEFEMRRMSSSDEKVRKAKPPISMSELRRRRASGKTDEEAKTLQEKVGSTT; the protein is encoded by the coding sequence ATGGCGAATGCATTTTCTATATGTGCACTCGTTGAGAAATGGAGGGTCTTCATCCCATTTGGAGCCGACGAGGGACACGGAACAAAAATTGAGGATCCAACATGGCTTATCGCGGTCAATTCTGTCTCTCTCGTGTTCGCTCTTTCCGCCAACATCAGCTTGCTTCTCAACATGTCAAGACGACTATCTTTTGCTATCGCGCAGCCCATTACTATCATTGGGTTCTACCTGGCTGGCTTTCTCCTGATGGCGCTTGTTGGTGTAGCCTCGTCGCCCGTCTTCCGGATCGAGCCCAGGTCAGAACATGCTCTGAGCCAAGCCTTCTATTATGCCATCATAGCTGCCGGTATCTACTTTATCATTGCCTCACTTATGACTTTCACTGCTTTTGGAGCATACAAGGGACATTACGCAAGAGAGTTTCGACTTACGGCTAGCCAGCGGACACTGATGTTACAGACCATTGCATTTATGGTCTATCTACTTATCGGAGCCTTGGTCTTTTCTTACGTTGAAGACTGGAACTTTCTAGATGCGGTTTTCTGGGCCAACTTTACTTTGCTCACGATCGGGTTTGGGGGAGATTTTGTACCAAAGACCCATACAGGTCGCTCTTTGCTTATACCGTATGCCATTGGTGGACTTGTGACCGTCGGTTTGGTCATCGGGTCGATTCGCTCGCTCATCCTGGAACACGGGAAAGAGAAGATGGCTGCTAGATTCATGGAGATCAAGAGGCAAAAGGTCTTGCAATCCGTCGATGACGATACGCATACAATACGTGTTTCAATCTTTGAGAAGATTGATTTTTCGACCAAGGGGTTGACGGAGTCTCAGAGGCGCGAGAAAGAGTTTACCATAATGCGACGGGTACAAGAGCTGTCAGAGAGGAAGCGGAGATACACAGCCTTGGCATTGTCAACCGCAGCGGCACTTCTGCTCTGGTTCCTAGGAGCGTTGGTCTTCATGTACTCGGAGAAGCCACAAGGCTTTACCTACTTTTTGGCGCTGTACTATGCCTATGTATCACTCTTGACAATCGGTTATGGAGACTACGTTGTCGAGAGCAATGCCGGAAAGGCGTTCATGGTGTTCTGGAGTCTACTCGCGGTCCCAACCCTTACGATCCTCATCTCTAACATGGGTAACACGGTCATCAAGGGTTTCAAAGACTTCACGATTTGGGTGGGCTCGCTTACGGTGTTGCCGGATGAGGAAGGACTGAGCGCCGCACTCAAGGTTGGCTGGACACGAATCAAGACTGGTAAATTCGATCATGAGCAGAAATCTGGTCTTCAAGACGGGTCTTCGAGCTCGAAGAATAATCATATGCAAGACCGCCTAGCAAGCTACATCGAAGAGGAGGAGTTAGGGAAAGCTGGAGAGGCAGAAGAGCACGGTGACTATCTGGAACGCGACATTCGCTTCTACCACTTTGTCTTGGCGAAGGAGGTCCGTCAAATAATGCGAGACGCCGAAACCACACCACCAAAACAGTACGAATACCACGAGTGGGAGTACTACCTGCGCTTGATCGGCCAAGACGAAAGTGACAGCTCGAATCACCGGAAGCCCAAAGCGTACACTCATCATGATGACGGTAGCACACCTGATATCGGCACTGCAGACGACGGCAAGAAGCTCGCATGGAGTTGGCTCGGTATCCGTAGTCCGCTCATGGGTAATCAATCGGAGCCTCAATGGCTGCTACAGAGACTGGCTGCGAAATTGGAGTTTGAAATGCGTAGGATGAGCTCGTCGGACGAGAAGGTTCGAAAAGCGAAGCCGCCGATATCGATGTCCGAGTTAAGGAGGAGGCGTGCAAGCGGAAAGACGGATGAGGAGGCTAAGACGTTACAGGAGAAGGTTGGGTCTACGACGTAA
- a CDS encoding membrane protein — MSQGLSAPGSSVYSSDTMYVGDGTWDSQRNTFLLPNLQGPNFETMRYNGMGNRFRSMVGYKALITAHGVLAGVTFLFIIPAAIFMARFYHRNPHTALKFHIWLQVLAVLLSTAAIICSFFAVGLERSLTNPHHGIGVALYTLVMVQALGGSVIHRLEKGKERFKIPLKLMIHQWLGRTIALLGFAQVPLGLTLYGSPLALFILFAVWTFILFILYFVLSYRNQPELDFDDRSTYVTDRTYSTRRTGMRRVATASAAGAGLAGLGPRRQSRSMSRSRRGGTVISSRRDSRSRVNESEFTESYLSDEKYGGNRQKSNTWRDRLLGAGAAAGGIFAMKKLFSRKPKHPPTETGSDFSYSRPLGPSEVTQTDISRLEEGRAPESPANRRDDWRRDNPQASALTESSIGRGPRPARSAGSIDSFDSRTSLSEETEMRPRDHSYGLKEGVATLGVFGFLKHSLSRRSKKKEDDHVEEMRQQDLEEERVARMNSQRRKKYTGDGTPRKGNRPPSTILSESDMTGITPSVARPLPMDSTLTPSINPGGRPPRAGVYSVLSDSASEAYDSPGGRHHSRRRTGDRPIIPAGTAAAATVTSMGSPSKKERRGSRDDVASPPVSVKVKMHNDGRHVTLRRLNEEEAAAERDARRRERKNKARAGSVSSLSAGGGERWRRTEAMERAQAEEMAQQGGIPPPPPGPPPVFNQGQSSAPGQTLFPPPPIPAADTVLSSPPGTQFNGTETDLSNYDSNRRRRRAERAQAKQARLGGGSRVEFS, encoded by the exons ATGTCTCAAGGCCTCTCTGCACCAGGGTCGAGTGTCTACTCGTCAGACACCATGTATGTCGGGGATGGGACATGGGACTCGCAGCGCAACACTTTCCTGTTGCCCAATTTGCAAGGCCCCAACTTTGAGACAATGCGATACAATG GCATGGGCAACCGCTTTCGCAGCATGGTTGGCTACAAGGCTCTCATCACCGCTCATGGCGTGCTAGCAGGCGTAACATTTCTATTCATAATACCTGCAGCTATTTTCATGGCCCGCTTCTACCATCGGAATCCGCATACGGCATTGAAGTTCCATATCTGGCTACAGGTACTCGCCGTGCTTCTGTCAACTGCGGCAATCATTTGCAGCTTCTTTGCTGTTGGGCTTGAGAGGTCACTCACAAACCCTCATCATGGCATTGGTGTTGCGCTTTACACTCTCGTCATGGTACAGGCGCTTGGCGGTTCAGTCATCCACAGGCTAGAAAAGGGCAAGGAGCGCTTCAAGATCCCCCTCAAGCTCATG ATTCATCAATGGCTAGGACGAACCATTGCATTGCTCGGCTTTGCTCAGGTTCCACTCGGCCTGACTTTATATGGCTCACCACTGGCCTTGTTCATACTCTTCGCTGTCTGGACCTTCATTCTCTTCATCCTTTACTTTGTGCTTTCGTACAGGAATCAGCCCGAGCTAGACTTTGACGATCGCAGCACTTATGTAACAGATCGTACCTACAGTACTCGGAGAACCGGCATGAGACGAGTTGCAACTGCGAGCGCAGCAGGAGCAGGCCTAGCCGGGTTGGGACCACGAAGACAATCGCGCAGTATGAGCCGCAGCAGACGTGGTGGAACCGTGATTAGTTCTCGACGCGATTCCCGGTCTCGTGTTAACGAATCGGAGTTCACTGAGTCTTATCTGAGCGACGAAAAGTACGGTGGTAATCGCCAAAAGAGTAACACTTGGAGAGACCGTCTCCTGGGAGCTGGAGCCGCAGCTGGAGGTATCTTCGCCATGAAAAAGCTCTTCAGTCGCAAGCCAAAACACCCTCCGACTGAGACTGGAAGCGACTTCAGTTACAGCCGTCCACTAGGCCCATCCGAAGTTACTCAGACCGACATCTCCAGGCTCGAGGAGGGAAGAGCTCCTGAATCTCCGGCGAATCGTCGAGATGACTGGCGTCGCGATAACCCCCAAGCATCAGCATTGACCGAGAGCTCCATAGGACGTGGTCCTCGCCCAGCTAGGAGCGCAGGATCGATTGACTCTTTCGATAGCCGAACGAGCCTCAGCGAGGAGACTGAAATGAGGCCTAGGGACCATTCGTACGGACTGAAGGAGGGAGTCGCCACACTTGGTGTGTTCGGCTTTCTCAAGCACTCGCTCAGCAGACGCAGTAAGAAGAAGGAGGACGACCATGTGGAAGAAATGCGACAACAAGATCTCGAAGAGGAACGCGTTGCTCGTATGAATAGCCAACGTCGCAAAAAGTACACTGGCGACGGAACACCTCGTAAAGGCAACAGACCGCCATCCACCATACTTTCCGAGAGCGATATGACGGGTATCACACCATCAGTGGCGCGTCCTCTCCCCATGGACTCTACTCTCACCCCCTCGATCAACCCTGGCGGACGTCCCCCTCGGGCTGGCGTTTACAGTGTCTTGTCGGATTCTGCATCGGAAGCTTATGACTCACCTGGAGGCCGTCACCACAGCCGCCGTCGCACTGGAGACCGACCAATTATCCCTGCTGGAACCGCAGCCGCAGCGACAGTTACGTCCATGGGCTCACCTTCCAAGAAAGAGCGTCGAGGTAGCAGAGACGACGTGGCATCCCCTCCTGTTTCAGTAAAAGTAAAGATGCATAACGATGGTCGACATGTAACTCTGCGACGACTGAACGAGGAAGAAGCAGCGGCCGAACGAGATGCAAGGAGAAGAGAACGTAAGAACAAGGCCCGTGCCGGAAGTGTGAGCTCTCTTAGCGCTGGCGGAGGGGAGCGTTGGCGCAGGACCGAGGCCATGGAGCGGGCGCAAGCAGAAGAGATGGCACAGCAAGGTGGCATTCCGCCGCCTCCGCCAGGCCCTCCTCCAGTGTTCAACCAAGGCCAGAGTTCAGCTCCGGGCCAGACTCTCTTCCCACCTCCACCGATCCCAGCAGCAGATACGGTATTGAGCAGTCCTCCTGGTACTCAGTTTAACGGCACGGAAACAGATCTTAGCAACTACGATTCCAACAGGCGTAGACGGAGAGCGGAAAGAGCACAAGCCAAACAGGCCAGGCTAGGGGGTGGAAGTCGTGTCGAGTTCTCTTAA
- a CDS encoding SPS1, Serine-threonine protein kinase — translation MAKHWNSVTAAYRYKILVKLSDLPHSAQHIAHHQNGVISPSPPTAFAQIPLSASPANSQPPRPYSGTPNSLHERPPGSLKPVHAGTLVAPQRTDSSISVRNLGDGHTVPIVPTMDNRRHPSSFQQLEKLGEGTYATVFKGRNRQTGELVALKEIHLDSEEGTPSTAIREISLMKELRHENIVLLHDVIHTENKLMLVFEFMDKDLKRYMDSRGDRGALDPATIKSFMYQLLKGIAFCHEARVLHRDLKPQNLLINNRGQLKLADFGLARAFGIPVNTFSNEVVTLWYRAPDVLLGSRTYNTSIDIWSAGCIMAEMYTGRPLFPGTTNEDQVQKIFRLMGTPSERSWPGISQLPEYKNNFPVYHTQDLRLILPQVDQVGLNLLNSMLQLRPEMRISAANALLHPWFNDLPQRQQEVAQMQAQAHAQAQQAQMGGYQVPQNAY, via the exons ATGGCTAAACACTGGAACTCAGTCAC CGCTGCTTATCGCTACAAGATACTTGTTAAGTTATCAGACCTCCCTCACTCTGCTCAACACATCGCGCATCACCAAAACGGCGTCATCAGCCCCAGCCCCCCGACAGCGTTCGCTCAAATTCCCCTCTCCGCATCGCCAGCCAACTCACAACCGCCTCGGCCATACTCTGGGACCCCAAATTCACTTCACGAGCGCCCCCCGGGCAGCCTCAAGCCAGTACACGCAGGCACACTTGTCGCTCCCCAGCGCACAGACTCATCCATCAGCGTCCGCAACCTCGGAGACGGCCATACTGTGCCCATTGTGCCCACCATGGACAACCGCAGACACCCCAGTTCCTTCCAGCAGCTGGAGAAGCTTGGAGAGGGAACATATGCTACT GTCTTCAAGGGCCGTAACCGCCAAACGGGCGAGCTGGTAGCCCTCAAGGAAATACACCTTGATTCCGAAGAAGGCACGCCCTCGACAGCCATCCGTGAGATCTCGCTCATGAAGGAGCTACGCCACGAGAACATCGTCTTGCTGCACGATGTCATACATACCGAGAATAAGCTTATGCTAGTCTTTGAATTCATGGACAAGGATCTCAAGAGATACATGGACTCGCGGGGTGACCGGGGCGCTCTGGATCCTGCCACAATCAAGTCATTCATGTATCAGCTGCTCAAGGGCATCGCCTTCTGCCACGAGGCCCGCGTCCTCCACCGTGACCTCAAACCTCAGAATCTTCTCATCAACAACCGCGGTCAGCTGAAATTGGCCGATTTTGGTCTTGCTCGCGCCTTCGGAATCCCCGTCAACACCTTTTCAAATGAGGTCGTAACACTGTGGTATCGTGCACCGGATGTATTGCTGGGCAGTCGCACCTATAATACTAGTATCGACATTTGGTCTGCAGGCTGCATCATGGCGGAGATGTACACTGGCCGGCCCCTCTTTCCAGGAACCACAAACGAGGACCAAGTACAAAAAATCTTTAGGCTGATGGGTACACCGTCCGAGCGATCTTGGCCAGGCATATCTCAATTGCCAGAGTACAAGAATAACTTTCCTGTCTACCATACCCAGGATCTGCGCCTTATACTACCGCAAGTCGACCAGGTCGGTCTCAACCTGCTCAACAGTATGCTTCAGCTCCGTCCAGAGATGCGCATCTCCGCTGCAAACGCTCTGTTGCATCCCTGGTTCAACGACCTACCACAGCGTCAACAGGAAGTCGCTCAAATGCAGGCACAAGCGCATGCCCAAGCACAGCAAGCCCAGATGGGAGGCTACCAAGTTCCTCAAAACGCGTACTAG
- a CDS encoding MscS-porin multi-domain protein produces MAPKRKSATPTPASALEQLQQSQSLKLLAIAETLSPKDVPQAAKKRNSAASEDSEQNGDTHPAALEADLLHYKELFSKLRFSYVEQVTKEKFLRSITENPPRLVDASENDEKEKEILGLKADLKERKLEVAEILKQLEDKGKELAKRYEGLQLRTQQLESLPTEIAGLEASIEQLKKEQTPVSKKAELALPLPETQRVLSEREAELAALNAQIASLQAAVPNRSRDLEKLERELRPLETQKQATVAAAKEAQRRKEEGGGIGDELEERGRWLRASEKALRDMLDVEG; encoded by the exons ATGGCACCCAAACGCAAGTCTGCGACGCCCACACCAGCGTCGGCACTGGAACAATTACAGCAGTCGCAATCCTTGAAGCTTTTGGCTATTGCAGAAACATTGTCACCAAAAGACGTTCCACAGGCTGCGAAGAAGCGCAACTCGGCAGCATCCGAGGACAGCGAGCAGAATGGAGATACTCACCCCGCAGCTCTTGAAGCCGATCTGCTACATTACAAG GAACTGTTCAGCAAGCTCCGCTTTAGCTACGTCGAACAAGTCACAAAAGAAAAGTTCCTGCGAAGCATCACGGAAAACCCACCCCGCCTAGTCGATGCGTCGGAGAACGAcgagaaggagaaggagatATTGGGGTTGAAGGCAGACCTCAAGGAACGCAAATTGGAGGTGGCCGAAATACTGAAGCAGCTGGAAGACAAGGGAAAAGAGCTCGCGAAACGCTACGAGGGTCTACAACTACGCACCCAACAACTTGAGTCGCTTCCGACCGAGATCGCGGGCCTAGAAGCGAGCATAGAGCAGCTCAAGAAAGAGCAAACGCCCGTGTCCAAGAAAGCCGAGCTTGCACTTCCGCTTCCTGAAACCCAGCGAGTGCTCAGCGAGCGGGAGGCCGAGCTTGCAGCCCTGAATGCGCAAATAGCAAGTCTCCAAGCGGCCGTGCCAAATCGCAGCAGAGACTTGGAGAAGCTGGAGCGCGAATTGAGGCCACTGGAGACGCAAAAACAAGCGACAGTGGCAGCAGCTAAAGAGGCGCAGAGGAGAAAGGAGGAGGGTGGTGGTATCGGCGATGAATTGGAGGAAAGAGGCAGGTGGCTGAGAGCATCCGAGAAGGCGCTAAGGGACATGCTGGACGTAGAGGGGTGA
- a CDS encoding COLIPASE domain containing protein, with the protein MGIESRFSSTYDPKTDVRVNSDVEDDWGDALEALRDRARWQQQGAERLKAAGFTNNQVKKWEKGDLPNEEDVVWSRKGQAREWDRGKVVDEDGDVELKADFGRLK; encoded by the coding sequence ATGGGTATCGAATCGCGCTTCTCTTCCACATATGACCCAAAAACAGATGTGCGGGTAAACTCTGACGTTGAAGATGACTGGGGCGATGCTCTGGAAGCTTTACGTGATCGCGCACGCTGGCAacaacaaggcgctgaaagGCTCAAGGCTGCGGGTTTCACAAACAATCAAGTCAAGAAGTGGGAGAAGGGTGATCTTCCGAACGAGGAGGATGTGGTATGGAGTAGGAAGGGTCAGGCGAGGGAGTGGGATAGAGGGAAAGTCGTAGATGAAGACGGCGATGTTGAGTTGAAGGCTGATTTTGGGCGGTTGAAATAA